DNA sequence from the Puntigrus tetrazona isolate hp1 chromosome 2, ASM1883169v1, whole genome shotgun sequence genome:
AACGTAAAGTTATTGTGCAATGCTCTTAAAGGAGTATGGAAGACTTCGTCACATGGGTGGATTCATCCAAGATCAAACAACATGTCCTGAACTACAATGAGGAGGTatgtctaaatattaataatcatccTTGTGCATAACTGTACAGAAGTTAAGTTTGAGTCTGTAATATGcttctgaaagaaaaaataatttatatatatatatatatatataatatatttttttttttacctaattaTGCCGATTTTGAAACATTCATTCTTTGTTggttaaaaaatttaataattcatttggaGTAGAAGTCTTTTGTAAAATAAgtcatttgtatgtttttacgGTTACTTGTGATCAGTTTCGATCTGTCCTATTTGagagaaaaatatttctttataaaaattactgaCGTCTTAAAGTTTCAAACAGTGGTGTACGCAAACCttttatcaaaatgatttcagaatattttcaaCCCATACAAACACTACTAATAATCTGACGTCTTTTTTTGGCACTAAAATGTGAAGAACGGCCATTTTAAGTGCAAGTGTGTAATCATAAGCACCAACGGAGTTATATTTGCTACTGAGAAATGATTAAAAGCAGTTATTGAACTAATTGCTCATTTAacgtatttaatttttttccccctttcagCGAGACGACTTCGACCTCATCGTCTGAATTTCCAAACGCGTTGGATTCCAACCAGAAACGCTCGGCGCGTCAAGATCAGCTGTTTGTTTGTGATTCCGCAAAtaacatgtatataatttatgccACGTGAGACAAAATGACCATCTTGAACCATTTTCAGTGACTGTGTATCAAAACAATAAACCGTTACACTTATTTACTCTGAATTTACTTAGTTCTTACAAAAGCACCTTGACGTATTCACAAATAGAAGTTACATTTGACATAGTGGGCGCCAAACAAAGACGCATTGATCTCTCCCCTCCAGCCACAGATGCGATTTCGTATAAACGCCGCGTATACTTTGCATAGCTCCGTTATGAACATCCTGAGCGCATCGCTATCTCCGTTTTAAATAAAGCAGGGCACAACTGTAGAAAGACGACCTCGACGAAACCTCACGGACAGCTACGTTCGGTGTCTCAGACAGACACAGTCTTAAGGCCAGGACAGACTCTGCCGTCTAAaccggggttttttttttttgcgagcgAGGCCCTGAGAGTTTCCGCTCGGATTGGAGGCGCATTCACAGCCACCAGAAGCGCACGTAGACGACGAGGGTGATGAAGATCACGGCGCCGGCCGCCACTTTGGCGTAGGTGGAGCGGGTGTTGAGGTACTTGGCGTCGCTGCGGTACTTCTTGGACAGGCTGGACAGATTGCTAGCTTTGGAATCCAGGGCTGCGGGGAGAACAGACGGAAGGTTTTCCGCGGAAATGAGCTTAGGAAAGTGAAAGAGGCTGCGGTGGGAGTTCACTCACCGGATAGCGCCTCTCCGCGCTGGAGCACTTCCTCTATGTTGGCGACCATGATCCTTTGCACGTCGTGTAACTCTGTATTGATGCTGCCCAGGTTTCTTCGTGCTCTGCTGTCGATGTAAGACTTTTTGGTTTTCTGAATGTACGTGTCTGGAGACGAAAGGGAAATCGTTTGATTATAAGTAGGCAACCaactgctgatttttttttattagtaaagtAGTACTAAGTTCacttatgtattattattattattaggttatATTCAGTTATCTGTTGTCTTGACCCATGTGACaatcttttgtttaaaaaataaaagcagttttatgCCCTACTGCTTAAAGATTTGTGGGgggcacatttttaaatgctaaatttttatacatattaatgcAACATTTTCCAGCATAAtttctttagtgtcacatgatatgccgctcaagaaacatttctgatcacCATCAACATTGTGCTGCTTTACATTTGTGAAAAACGCTCTTTTTCTTATTCTTCGATGAACAGGAAGTAACCATTTGTGCGTTTTTTGACattgaaatcttttgtagcattatgcgagctttttacttttcacttctgatcaatttaatgcatccttgctggataaaagtgttaataaaaCGCAAATCCTACCGACCCCAGCCGTTTGAAACGGTggtgtatatattatttgagCTTTCAAATGTCATTGATAGGCTGTATATAAGATGTTTCTTACCAAATTCGATAAAAGAGTACGGCCGTGAGACTGAAGGGACTTTTGTCCCGTACTGTTCGCTGAATTCTCCCTCCAGATCCTCCAGATAGGCGAACGCCAGTTTCTTGGGAAATCCCGCTTCACAAATGACCAAGTAACACACTCCTTTCTCAATGACGTAGCTGGAAAACAAGACGAGATCGTGAAGCATGTATGCGTTTGTTAAAAATGTCCACAGAATTCATATTCATAGAAATTAGGATTAACaatagtagttttttttttttatccaataattatatattgcgTTTCAGTCAGGGTGAAAACGATTAAAGATCAAATTATAGCTCATAATTTATAACTCACTTCCACCctggtttttaaaatatgaattaggttaaaagtgaagaaaaaaaacacggaagttaattaaatatgaaaaagtaaaaaaaaaattagtgaCTTATTAAAAACTTATTAACTCTAGTGTATCTCAGAAGATGCTTAGCAGAAGCTATcagtaattattttactttgttggcaatttttttctatatttttgagTTTTAGGTTTCTGAAAACTGTTaattgttcaaaaacatttatgattattgtgAATGTTGAAACcagtttttcaggattctttggtgactagaaaatttaaaaaaaaaaagtttatttgaaaCGGAAGTCTTGtaatatctgtgtgtttttactatcgctttgattaattttaaagtctctttggtaaaaatttctttcaaatataaaaataccgTCGTCTTGAAGTTTCAAGCAGGCGTATGCACAAaccttttattaaatcaaataactTAATTGTCACAGATCTCCTGTATGGACTAAAAACCTGAGGTGCAGGATTTACGTATTTCCACTCTGTTGTATCAAATATTACGCTCAACAAAAAAGATCTTCTGGCTGCTTCTTCACACGTAAGTCTCAGAAGAGTtagaattagaaatattttagaatgaCGGCTGTGCGTCCCGTGAGCTGAATTCAGCCTCGGACCGTGTCGGTACTCACTGGAAGGCCATGGCTCCCGCCTCCAGAGTGCAGCGCGCAGGACTCTGATCGGTGAGTTTCCTGCAGAGCTGCTTGGCTTGATTCTGGTACTTCTGTAAGTCTCGCCCCGACTGTAAACTCAAACGTATTATACAAATCACAACCGTGCAGTAACAGAGAACGTGCAAGTAGCTCCCTCAAACACATCGTGCGTTTAAACTGTGCTCAAATGCTGTAGTAGTAGATGTGTTCGTTCGCACCTGCTCGTCTTCTTGCATGGATGCAGCCAGCGGCAGGCTGTCGGCGACGCGAACAATCATCGTCAGCAGCACCATTTCGCCTGTTCTCTTTACTCTTCAACTTCGGTCTGTTTTGAGGCGAAGCGATTGATTGTTTGACCGAACGGCAGAAAGTGACACATTTGAACTGACAGCAGAGTTCAGATGAGTTGGCCGGAAGAGGGTGTGTTACCTCAAATTCTTTCCGGCTTTCGCATTCCAAAGGTTCCGATTATTGATTAGTTTATTCAACGCTATAAAGTTACAACAGACAAGACTAAAGTTACAACAGACTAAAAATTGTAATATGAAGCTGTACTAGCTgtttaaaatccataaatattagctttaattctacacacaatatatatatatatatatatatatatatatatatatatatatatatatatatatatatatatatatatatatatatacacacacacacacacgatagatagatagatttcaaTTATTACGGGCAATCATAGTTATATGACATTTTTGGCAAACAATTTGATATAACgtaagtttaaaaacaaattaaaaacgcATGTGCGATTCATGATTTCACTTTTTTAGAAgtaagaattattttttatataatgcctTATAGAATGATTTAATTTTCCGATTTCCGACAACAAATATAGGCCGCTGGTTACTAAAACTTATAGTAATGGAAAAAGTCCCAAGCAATAAATGTCCATTCATAAATTTGCTAATTTgtttaacagatattttaataaaaagggcGGCCCCACAAGATCCGTCACtccaatatatttttacatcttgtttaaaacctattttaaataaatgacgcTCTTGCGATCTGTAACTCTGTCGTCAGTTGAATAGCTCTGCTCTCGACTGCTTCTGACTGCACGCGCTGATCGTTTCGTTTCTGTTCGGCGCATCGATTATTCACGTCTGTGGGCTGATCTGCGTTGAGCTGATCCCGCTTGAACGCTTTTCCTGATCACGAACAGCACGATTAAACTCTGCATCCGCACTGAAGGTAAGGTCCGCCGCGTAAAGTGTTTATCAACGCCCTTTCCTCGCTCTGCGTTCACGACCGCGCTAATTCGAACGAAGCGTATCTCTGCGGTCCGACCATTGTTGTTGTCCCGTCCTGGTGAACATCACCAACAAATCACATCACATCCCCCGCGATTTAATGCGCATCAGTAACAGCTCGAGGCTGCACGCGATCTCGACGATCTGCAACTGGAGCGCAGCTGCTTGCGCGTCCGTTTGCTATTTGGTTACGAAGCGTTTTGGCGTTTATCGTCACGCACGTTCACTGGTAGGCCACAATGCACGCTCGCTGCAAGAGCCAGTGTTACTCGAGCAAGAAAAGCCGTCGTTTGTGGCTGTTTGTTAATACGTTTTGCTTTcgggcctttttttttttttttttgatagttcGTGTCTCGCGCACGAACGCGTCCCTCCGTGAACCCCGCGTCACAGCGCATCTTTATGTGACGGGAACAGTTGTCACTTGTTTCCTAGCGCTGCGGTTTGTGTGTGAGTAACGGTTCTCACCTCTGAGAGCGATTAGTTCAGCCTCGCTGGATTGGCTGACACCGCTCGCAGCTCTTTTGATGCCACACAAGGGCCCTTTATGCGAGGCTCCAGCTGGACATGCTGCGTCTCTGCTCTGATTGGACGATTCCCGTGCGCGAGAAGTGACGTCTTCCTGCAATTATAAAAGTCCGCCCTTACGAGACAGATTGGACCACGCTAAAATATAGCATACAAATGATTGTGGGATGTTGATATTTACCTATTTAAAGAAATAGGTTTTCCAACAGTGATAAATTATGGAGCATTAAAGAGCACGCGTATCATGGCGGCCAATATTATTAGAACGTATCAATTTTATATCCGTTGTTTCTATCTTTGGCTGTAGTGcgtcagtaggaaatatcagttaAGAAATTATTGTTAGAAATAATTTTGCCGTTCATTGAAATaaaccctgaaccacaaaaccagtcatacgGTGTAAATGTTACGAAACGGATGCATTCACAAATGAAACGAAAGCTAGAACATAAATATTCAGTTAAAGCAGGGCTGAAATTATTGCCAGAAATAGTGGTTTAACGAGAGTTTCTCAGATCAAGCGTTTTGACTGTGAATAATTTACTTTTGAATAGAAATGAGAACATACGCAGTTGTAATTGTACccaaatataatttgtttactTTAGCTAGATTTCaatattttggcaaaaaaaaatgcatcacagtaaTTTCGTTTTTTCTCTTAAAGACTTGAGAATGAgtgtcaaaaatgtaaatctgcttgtaaatgtaaatctacTAAACGTAAAACTACTTGCTAAACTTTTGTTTCAATTAGATTTTTCATTCTGGCATAAATGGTATCATATGAACATCTTACTCTCAAAAAACCCCCCctgcatattacaaaaaaaaaaatcacaagtagggcattgctattttattatgtcatattttatgtCACACAAAGTGCAAAAAGTTCGTTTTAACCCATTTGTCCAAAACTTATCGAAAAATGCTAACTTGCTAGATGCTAAAATGCTAACTTGTATGCAGGTTTTGGGATTCGTTCCTGTTCATTTTAATAGCGGTGGTCCATCTTGGCATCACAGTCTCTGGTTaagctcatttaaattaattttagacCATTAGACGTGACATTAAAGTGCTTTAGAAGCCTGTGTGAAAACGGAA
Encoded proteins:
- the sec22ba gene encoding vesicle-trafficking protein SEC22b-A, encoding MVLLTMIVRVADSLPLAASMQEDEQSGRDLQKYQNQAKQLCRKLTDQSPARCTLEAGAMAFHYVIEKGVCYLVICEAGFPKKLAFAYLEDLEGEFSEQYGTKVPSVSRPYSFIEFDTYIQKTKKSYIDSRARRNLGSINTELHDVQRIMVANIEEVLQRGEALSALDSKASNLSSLSKKYRSDAKYLNTRSTYAKVAAGAVIFITLVVYVRFWWL